Part of the Acidobacteriota bacterium genome is shown below.
TGCGGCTCATCTCGAAATCTCCTCCAGCTCATCGAGGCGATGGCGGATGATCCGCCGGGCGTCCTCCGCGGCGGCATCCCCCCAATGCGGATCGGGGATGGGGACGACCTCCAGAGGCCCACCGAAATGCCCCCGCCAGGTCGCGGCGGCGTCGGTTTGGGGCAGATCGGTGGGGGCGGCGTGCTCGACGGACTGCTGGGGATTGAAGAAGACCGTCGGCGTCCGAATCGTGCCGGGGCGGTAGCCGGCGTGGAGGCGGAAGCGTTCCAGGCGCACGTCGGCGTGGAGGATGGAGTGGGTCCGGGGGCGGCCGGCGAGGTGCCGGAGGTCGCCCCAGCGGCAGAGGAGACGCCGCCCCGGCCGGACCAGCAGGTGACGCTTGAGGCCGGCGTAGAGCGGGCGGGCGAAAGGGTGGTGGGTGCGGCCCCAGAGCTTCAGAGCTTCGGTAGTGGAGAGCTCCAGCACCGGCTGCTGGAGCCCATCCAGCTGCAGCCGGAGGGGACCGCGGCGGAAGGTGTCCAGGGCCATGGGAGCGATGAGATAGAGGCGCCGGGCCGGGCTGCCCTGTTCTTCGAGAATGCGCGCCGCCTCGAAGGCCATGGAGGCGCCGAAGGAGTAGCCGCCGAGGATCACCGGCTGGTCCGGGAAGCGGCGGCGGATCTCCCGCACCAGGTCCTTCCCCAATTCTTCCATGGTGCGCCAGCGGCCGCGGTTGCCCTCCGGCCGCAGCCCCACGCCGCGCAACCCGTAGACCGGCCGCTCGCCGCGGAAGCGGGCCGCCAGCAGGCGGGAGAAGAAGTGCGGAATGGCCATGACGAAGGGCTCGCCGCCGCCGCTGGGTTGGAGCGGGAAGAGGTGCTCGTAGGGGGGCGCGGCGGTCTGGCCCCCCTGTCTCTGTACCTGTCCCTCCGCCCGCTCGAGGAATCTCCCCAGCTCGGCGACGGTGGGGTGAGCAAAGAGGTCCGTGGAGGCCACCGCCACGCCGAAGTCCCGCTCCAGCGCCAGGGTCATCTCCACCACCAGCAGCGAGTGGCCGCCGAGCTCGAAGAAGTTGTCGTGGAGGCCGATGTCCGAACGGCCCAGCAGTCCCTCCCAGAGAGAGACCAAGGCCTGCTCCCGGGGGCTGGGAATCGTGGAGCCCCAACGGGCTACGCCGGCCTTCTGCCCTGAGCGAGGCTCCTGCTCCAAATCCCGCGCCATCTCTCCCAACCGCCGACGGTCGATCTTTTCGTTGGGCAGGCGCGGAAGCTCGGCGAGCGCCACCAGGCGAGCGGGAACCATGTGGGTCGGCAGGTGGCGGCGCAGCTCGCGGGACCACTCGATTTCTCGGTTTCCTCCTTCGCTAGCCGCCAAGAAGGCCACCAGGCGGTCATCCCCCGCGGCGCCCGTAGCATCCTTCGACAGAACCACCGCCGCCTCCCACACTCCCTCCAGCTCCCGCAGCGCCGCCTCGACCTCGCCGGGCTCGATGCGAAAGCCGCGGAGCTTGATTTGCTCGTCGATACGCCCGAGGAAGAGCAGCTGGCCGTCGGCGGTGCGCAGCATCTGGTCGCCGGTGGCGTAGGCGCGGCGAGGGCCAGCCTCTTCGCCGAGGCTAGGCGGCTCCAGCACCGCGAAAGCCTCGGCGGTGAGGGCGGGCCGGAGCCAGTAGCCATGGGCCACCGTCGGGCCGCTAATCCAGGCCTGGCCCGGGAGGCCTGCGGGCAGGGGCCGGCGGCGGGTGTCCAGCACGTCGACTCGGAGGCCGGGGATGGGGGTGCCGATGGAGACCGGTCCGGCCTGGGTTTCGCCAACGGCCTCGCTGGCGGCTTCGCGGGTGAGCTCGCGGGTGAATTCGTGCACCGTCGCCCACACCGTGCCCTCGGTGGGGCCGTATTCGTTGTACAGGCGGGTCTTCGGCAGGCGTCGCCGATGCTCTTCCACCAGGCTCCGCGGACAGTTCTCCCCCGCCACGATGGCCATCTCGAGGCTCCTCAATCGCTCGCTCCCGGCGGCCAGCAGCTGCTGGTAGAGGGAGGGGACGCAGAGCAGCGCCGTCACCCGCTCATCCTCGATGAGGCGCCCCAGCCGCGGCGGGTCGAGCACCTCGTCATCGGTGGGCAGCACCAGCGCTCCCCCGGCGGCGAGGGTCCAGAAGAGCCCCGCCACCGAGCTGTCGAAGGCGAGGCTGGGGATCAGGAGAAAGCGTTGGGGAGAACGATCGTAGACCTGGAAGCGGGCGACGGTGGAGGCCAGCAGGTTGCCGTGGCTCACCACCACGCCCTTGGGCCGGCCGGTGGATCCGGAGGTGTAGAGGAGATAGGCGGGAGCCTGCGGCGGAAGTTCCTCCTCGAAGCTCGTCTCGGCGAGAGGCTCAGGGGATTCATCCGCCTCCACTTCCACATCCGCTTCCACTGCCACTTCCACCAGCGCCCACGGTCCCGCGGGCAGCTTCTCTGCGGCCCCTGCATTCGAGATCACCGCCGCCACCCGGGCATCCTCCAGCACCTGGCGGGTTCTCTCCGCCGGGTAGGCGGGGTCCAGCGGCACGTAGGCGGCGCCGGCGCGATGGCAGGCGAGGACGGCGACGATCATGGCAGGAGAGCGGGGCAGGAAGATCGCCACCCGCTCCCCGGTGCCCGGCTCGACACCGGCGGCCACCAGACGGTGGGCGAGAGACTCCGCGGCGCGCATCATCTCGCCATAGCTCCGGCGGACACCGCCGCCGATCAGCGCCGGAGCCTCGGGGTTCCGGTGAGCCTGTTCCAGGATTCGCTGGGGCAAGAGAGCTCCCAGCTGCGGATCGAGCTCCGCCCCGCAAGCCTGCGCCTCCAGCTGACGGCGTTCTCCTTCGGTGAGCAGCGGCAGCTCCGCCACCGCCCGGTCCAGATCCACCGGCAGCTCGGTGAGCAGAGTCTCCACATGCCCCAGGAGCCGTTCCATCCATACGTTCTCGAAGCGGTCGGTGCGGTACTCCACCGCTAACTCGGCGGAGCTCTCCCCCTCGGACTTGCCACCCTCGGAAACGAAGAAACTGAGATCGAATTTCGCGGCGCCCAGGTCGAGGATCAGGGGCTCCGGCCGAGCTCCACCGAGGCGCGGCGGCGAGCCGAGGGTCTGGTGGACGAACATCACCCGGAAGCGATCTGCAGAAATCGCTGCCGCTGGTCCGGAGGCCAGCCCCTCCAGAACATCCTGGAAGGGCAGAGCGGCGTGGGCCAGGAGCTCTCGCAAAGCCTCCGCGAAGGCGCTCAGCGCGGACTCCACTGGCGCCGACTCGTCCAGCCCGGTGAGCACCGGCAGGGGGTTGAGGAAGTAGCCGATCATCCCGGCGGTGGCGGGGTGGGAGCGAGTGCTGACGGGGGTGGTGAAGGCCGGCGGCCGCCCCTTTTCCACAACACCGCCCCTCGAGAGACCACCAGCATAGCGGTGGAGCAGCAACCGGAAGACGAAAGCGTAGACCGCGAAGGGCGTCGCTCCCACCGCGGCGGCGGCGCGACGGACGCTCGCGGGCACCTCGGCGGGGAGGGCGCGCCGCATGAGGCGGCCTGGCAGCGCGGCAGTCTCCCCAACCGCCGGAAGCGTCCCGGGGGAGGCTGCACCGGGCAGGGTCGGCGGAACCGGCGGAGGGTCGAGGCGGCGGCGCCAGAAGTCCAGCTCCTGCTCCCGATTCTCCGCCAGCCTCTGCCGCTCCCAGGCGGCGAAGTCGTCATATTGGACCGCTGGAGAGTTCCCCTCCGGAGCTGCTTCAGGAGCCCCTTCGAGGATCCCGTCGATCTCCTTCCAGAGCAGCTCCAGGGAGCGCTCGTCGGCGACGATGTGATGCAGCACGAGGAGCAGAAAGCGCTCGCCGCCCTCCTCCACCAGCACCATGCGGATCAACGATCCCGCCGACGGATTCTCCCCTTCCAGAGCGAAGGGCTTCTGGGCCTCCGCGCGCGCCGTCTCCAGCCCCGTCCCTGGCTTCGCGTCCACCCGCTCCAGAGCCACGGCCGGCCTGGGGTGGACGATCTGCCGCACCTCGCCGTGCTCCACGCGGTAGGTGGAGCGCAGCAGACGATGGCGGGCGACCACCCTGCGAAAGGCGGCCTCCAAGGCCTCGCAGTCCAGAGCCCCGTGCAGGCGATAGGCGCTCACCAAGTTGTAGGCCGGAGAGCCAGGATGCAGCCGATGGGCCAACCACAGGCTGCGCTGCATCGCCCCCAGCCGCGCCGGCTCGTCCGTCGGCCGAGACGGCAGCTCCGGCGGCTTGGCGGGGGCCGCGGCCTTTCTCCGCTGGATGGCTCGGCGCAGGCGTTCAGCGCGGTTGGGTGAGGAGGGAGAGGTCATGGGAAGTCTTCTGGTCGTGTCCTAACCGGGAATTCCCTCGGAAGAAGGCACCTCGATTTGGTGCGAGGATTCAGTGTTCGATGCTTCTTTGGAGCCAAGCCCTCACCCCCTCCAGTCCCCCTCTCCCAGCCCCCCACCCAACCTACCGGTAGAGGGGGAAGCTCAAAGCTCATCGTTGAGCCAAGATACAACGCCGAATCCAGAGGGCCGGGTGGAGGCGCCCCTCTACCGGTCGGGGGACAGGGCGGCTGGGAGAGGGGTCGGGGGTGAGGGCTTCTTCCACCTCTCGCACCAAACGCCCCCGAAGCTTGCCCAAACAATCCACCCTTCCCTGGCGATGACCCAACTTCTTCGAACCCTGCGAGGATCCGAGCCGTCACCCAGAGCGCGAGTGCTACGATCCTACCTGCTCATGCCTGGAGCCCGATCAACCCGCGGTCCCAATCCTCCTCCACTCCCGAATTCGGCCGAGAAACCCTTGCGGATCCTCGAGATCGAGACCTTCGGCCGTGGAGGATTGATTCATTATGCCTACAACCTCTCCTGCGCGCTGGCGGAGCGCGGTCACCGGGTCACTCTGGTCACCACTGCCGCCTACGAGCTCGAGGGCGAGGAGTTCCCCCTGCCCGACGGAGTGCGGCTGGTCAAGGCTATCGGACGTTTCACCGGTGGTGGCAAAGACGTCCGGCGGAGTTTCTGGCCGGCCTGGTTGAGAAGTCTGCGGAAGAAGAGTCTGCTGAGGAAGCTGGAGGCCATCTTCGACGCCGCCGCCGTCACCCTTCTCACCGCCCGACTGCGCCCCGACGTCGTCCATCTGCACTGCACCAACCCCGCCGCCCTGGTCTATCTCCAACTGCTGCGGCTGCTGCCCTCGGCGTTGCGCGGACCGGTGGTGGCCACCGCCCACGTGGTCACGCCCCACGAGCCCATGCGCCTCCAGCAGGCGGTCTACCGCCGCATCCACCAGCTCCCCCACCGGCTCATCGCCCACTCCCAGCATGACCGGCAGCGGCTGGTGGACGAATTCGGCGTCGCTCCGAAGAAGGTGACGGTAATCCCCCACGGGGAGTATGGATTCTTCGAGCAGGCCGGGGTGGAGACCGGGGAGGCGGTCGGCGAAGTCGAGGATCGCGCCCAAGCCCGAGCCACAGCCCGTCGGGACCTGGAGTTGCCGGAAGAGGCGGAAGTGGCCCTCTTCTTCGGCTATATCCGCGAGTACAAGGGCCTGGACGTGCTGTTGGAAGCCTGGCCGGCGGTACAGCGGCAACGGCCCGAGGCGCGGCTGCTCATCGCCGGTGATCCGGTGCAGCTGCCCACCCAGCGGCGCGAGGAGCTGGAAGCCTGGGCCCAGCGGCTCGGCGCCGTGCACCATTTCGGCTACGTCCCCTTCAGCGAGGTCCAACGCTATTTCACCGTGGCGGACGTGCTGGTCATGCCCTACCGCCACATCAGCCAGTCGGGGGTCCTCTACCTGGCCCTGGCCCTCGGCCTGCCGGTGCTGGCCACCCGCGTGGGGGCCGTGCCGGAGGTGCTTACCGACGGCGAGAGCGGTGCCCTGGTGCCGCCGGAGTCTCCCGACGAGCTGGCCCGCACCCTGAGCCGCCTCCTCGGCGACCCAGCGCTGCAGCAGCGCTTGGCGGAGGGCGGCCGGCAGGTGGCTCGGGAGCATTCCTGGCCGTCTATCGCGAAGCGCACGGTGGAGGTCTTCGCTGAAAGCCTGGATAGCTTGGGGAGCTAGCGCGCCAACAGCTCCAACATCCGCCGCTCGATTCCCGCCGGGCGACCTTCCAAACGCCAGAGCGCAGCCAGCGCACTGCAGAACACCACCCCGCCCAGGGGGATCTTCACCGCCAAGGCCAGCCAGGATCCCTCGCGGGTGAAGAGCTCGATGACGAGGAGGGCGTCCGCCCCCAGAATCGCCGCCACCATCAGCGCCGTCGCCAGCAGCGGGCGACGGAGCTGGCGAAGGATCTCCGGAATGGAGATCTCCAGCGTCCGCCGCAGCATCCAGGCGTTGAGATAGATGTAGAGCACCCCCGCCAGGACGATGCCCCCGATGGCCCCGGGCAGGGCAAAAAGAATGGTGCCGGCGATGAAAACCGGCAGATGCACCAGGGCGTAGACGAAGCTGACCCAGAAGAGCAGCCGGGTCTCCCCGAGGGCCATGACGCAGGGCAGCGCCATGGAGAGGGTGGCCCGGAGGCCGAGATAGGGCACCAACACCGTCAGCAGGGGCACGATGGACTGCCATTGATCGCCCAGCACCAAGGGCACGAAATCGTTGGCCACCAGGGCGAAGCCGCAGGCGGCGGGGAGGCTGAGGCTGCCCAGGACGTTGATGGACTCCTGCACCCCCCGGCGCAGGCGGCCTCGATCCTCCGCCAGCTCGCTGAAGGACGGAAAGAGCAGCCGCTGCAGCGGGCTGATGAGCTCGCGGGTGGGAAGAACGCCTACCCGCTGGGTCATGAAGTAGAGCCCGGCGTCGGCGATGCCCACCAGCTTGCCCACCAAGATGCGGTCGGTCTCCATGGCGAGGGTGGTGACCACGCTGGTCAGCGACAGCCAGCCGCTGAAGGCAAAGATGGCGTCGAAGCGGGCGAAGGAGGGCCGCGGCCGGTAGGGGCGCAGGGCATAGCTGAGGATCAGGCTCACCAGACTGCCGGCGACCATTCCCAGTACCAGCGCCCAATAGCTGCGGTAGACCACCGCCAGCCCCAGGGTCAGGGTCACCGCCACCAGCCGGGAGCCGAGGGTGAGCACCGCCAGGCGGGAGTACACCAGCTCCCGCTCGAAGAGCACGAAGCGAGGATTGGCGAGGCCGTTGAGCAAGGGGCTGACGGCGAGCACCAGAAGCACCTGGGACAGGCGGTGGTCGTCGAGGAAGGGCGCCACCGCCACCATGCACAGGGCCGCGAGCAGCCCGCGCAGCACCGACAGGGTCCAGGCGCTGTCGAAGAGGCCCCGGTCGTCCTCCCGGGAGCGGATCAAGGCTTTGTTGACGTCGAAGGCGCTGAGCCCTTCGACGATGGCCGCCACCGACGCGGCGATGGCCACCAGGCCGAAGTCGTCCGGCGAGAGCAGGCGGGCCAGGACCACCACGGAGAGGAAGTCCAGCAGCCGCTCCAGCCAGCGATAGGCGTAGAGCCAGCCGGCCCCGGCGGCCACCCGGCGGATGAAGGCGCTCATGGCTGGGCTCCCGGGGTCGGCGGAGCTCCCGGATCCGTGGCTTCCTCGGCCTTCAGCAGCTCCGCCACAGCCCGCTCCGCTTGCCGATGTTGAACGTAAGCCCGGTAGCTGCGGCGTAGCTCCCCTACCCGGCGAGGGAAGCTCGGCTCCTCCAGCAGCCGCCGCAGATGGTGACGGATGGTCTGCGGCGAATCCCGCCGACGATCGCCGGCGATACCAATACCGTGGTGCACCACTCGGGCGGTGTTCCCCGCCATGTCGGTCTCGTGGCCGCAGTAGACCAGCACCGGCACGCCGGCGAGGACACATTCGTCGAGGGTGTTGATGCCCCCGTGGGTCACCGCTGCGGCTGCGTGCTCCAGCATCTCCAGCTGGGGCAGCCAACCGAAGCGATGCACGCGTTCCCCCAGAGACTCCGGCGGAAGCTCCGGATTCTCCCCGGTGGCCCGGCCGCTGAAGCTCAACACCAGCTCCCAATCCTCCTCCGCCACCACCGCCGCCAGCAGCCGCCGGAGGAAATCCCCATCGGTAGAGAAGACCGAGCCGAAGCCGGCGTAGATCAGCCGTCTCGGGCTGCTGCTCGCGGTGCCGCCATGGCGAGCGAGAATCTCGTCCAGGCGGGCGCGATCTTCCGGTGGCAGCGAGCGGTCCACCCGCTCTTCCAGCACCATGGGGCCGACATAGGTCACCTGCGGCGGCGGCTCGTGAGGGAACTCGAACTCCCGAGCGTGGAGGCTGAGGACCGGCAAATGTCGGTAGGTAAAGGGGATCAGCCACTGGCTGTCGTCGGTGCCGCGGCGAAAGTCGAAGCCGCCATCCCGCGCCAGCTCCCGGAGCAAGGACAGCCGGTCGCAGCCGACGGAACGCCACCGCTGCCGCCAGGCCCGGCCACGCTTGCGCCACCGCGCCGCGAGCCACAGCAGCGCCATGCCCCAGCGGCTACCGCGCCAGCCAACGCCGGGGCGCACCAAGCAATGGTTGGGGGGCAACCCCGGCCGGCGCCAGATGGAGGCGAAAGGATTGAGCAGCGCCACCTTCACCCCGGCACCGACGGCGGTGAGGATGTGCTCGTGGAGCTCGACGTCGGCCAGCAGCAGATCCGGCGAAAGCGCTTCCAGCACCCGGCGAAACTCTTCCACTCCCAGAAGCTCCCTCGCCTCCTGGCGCCGGCGGCGGAAAGTGAGCAGCCGTCGGATGAAGCTCTTCTCGGCGTCGGCGACCAGAAACTCCCCCAGCTGGCTCCCCTTCAGCTCCAAAAATCCCAGCCCGTGGTGCTCCGCCAGCGCCCGGGCGGAAGAGGCCACCGCCGGCAGGCCGGCCAGGGTCACCTCGTGGCCCGCCGACGCCAGCCGTCGCGCCAGCTCCACACCGGGGTAGAGCACGCTGGGGAAGGCGCCGGGGAGGAGCAGGATCTTGGCCATCTGCGGCCCATCTTCGCCCAACCGCGGCTGCGCGTCGACCGCTGTCTGAGTGCTCGAGCTAGCTCTCCGGATAGCCCAGCTGCCCCACCAGGCCGGCGTAACGCCGGTCGAAGGCCTGGCGCACCCGCGGTGTGAAGTGCCGGCGCCACTGTCCGGCAGCGGGGTTGCGAATGTGGGGGTCGGAGGATTGCTGCCGCCCCTTCGCCTTCTGGCTGAGCGAATACCGGCGGGCGAAGAAGAGCCCGAGACGCCGCCCCACAGGCCCCAGGCGATAGTGCTCGAAGAGCTGCCGAAAGACCTCGGGGCCGTCCGCCACCAGATCCTCGTAGCGGTAGACGGCGATGTCCGGATGCTCTCGCGGCCAGCGAGCCATGGACTCCAGATGCGCTGCCCGGAACTCCAGCTCCGCCAACAACCCCTCCTCCTCCGGCAGCGATTGGAGGTATTCGGAGAAGGACAGTCCCGACGCCGAGAGACCTTCAGGCACCCGCCCGTTGGCGAAGGCCCAATCCTCCTCCGTAGGCGCCTTCAGCGTGGTCCACGGCTCGGCGCCGCGGCGGTGGTAGAAGTAACCGGAAACGATGAGATCCCGCGGATCCCGGAGAAAGCGCGAGAGGCGAAACTCCCCCAGGCGCTCCAGGTCGAGGGCCTGGTTGTTCACCGAAGCCACCCGATGCTCGGCGAAGCCGTCGTAAAAGGCCTCCAGATCGCTGTTGTAGTGCCGATAGCCGGCGGTCCACGGCAGGCAGCGGTTGAA
Proteins encoded:
- a CDS encoding sulfotransferase domain-containing protein — protein: MASHLIHCSYHKCLTVYFGRVFKAVFNRCLPWTAGYRHYNSDLEAFYDGFAEHRVASVNNQALDLERLGEFRLSRFLRDPRDLIVSGYFYHRRGAEPWTTLKAPTEEDWAFANGRVPEGLSASGLSFSEYLQSLPEEEGLLAELEFRAAHLESMARWPREHPDIAVYRYEDLVADGPEVFRQLFEHYRLGPVGRRLGLFFARRYSLSQKAKGRQQSSDPHIRNPAAGQWRRHFTPRVRQAFDRRYAGLVGQLGYPES
- a CDS encoding glycosyltransferase codes for the protein MAKILLLPGAFPSVLYPGVELARRLASAGHEVTLAGLPAVASSARALAEHHGLGFLELKGSQLGEFLVADAEKSFIRRLLTFRRRRQEARELLGVEEFRRVLEALSPDLLLADVELHEHILTAVGAGVKVALLNPFASIWRRPGLPPNHCLVRPGVGWRGSRWGMALLWLAARWRKRGRAWRQRWRSVGCDRLSLLRELARDGGFDFRRGTDDSQWLIPFTYRHLPVLSLHAREFEFPHEPPPQVTYVGPMVLEERVDRSLPPEDRARLDEILARHGGTASSSPRRLIYAGFGSVFSTDGDFLRRLLAAVVAEEDWELVLSFSGRATGENPELPPESLGERVHRFGWLPQLEMLEHAAAAVTHGGINTLDECVLAGVPVLVYCGHETDMAGNTARVVHHGIGIAGDRRRDSPQTIRHHLRRLLEEPSFPRRVGELRRSYRAYVQHRQAERAVAELLKAEEATDPGAPPTPGAQP
- a CDS encoding glycosyltransferase family 4 protein gives rise to the protein MRILEIETFGRGGLIHYAYNLSCALAERGHRVTLVTTAAYELEGEEFPLPDGVRLVKAIGRFTGGGKDVRRSFWPAWLRSLRKKSLLRKLEAIFDAAAVTLLTARLRPDVVHLHCTNPAALVYLQLLRLLPSALRGPVVATAHVVTPHEPMRLQQAVYRRIHQLPHRLIAHSQHDRQRLVDEFGVAPKKVTVIPHGEYGFFEQAGVETGEAVGEVEDRAQARATARRDLELPEEAEVALFFGYIREYKGLDVLLEAWPAVQRQRPEARLLIAGDPVQLPTQRREELEAWAQRLGAVHHFGYVPFSEVQRYFTVADVLVMPYRHISQSGVLYLALALGLPVLATRVGAVPEVLTDGESGALVPPESPDELARTLSRLLGDPALQQRLAEGGRQVAREHSWPSIAKRTVEVFAESLDSLGS
- a CDS encoding amino acid adenylation domain-containing protein, with the translated sequence MTSPSSPNRAERLRRAIQRRKAAAPAKPPELPSRPTDEPARLGAMQRSLWLAHRLHPGSPAYNLVSAYRLHGALDCEALEAAFRRVVARHRLLRSTYRVEHGEVRQIVHPRPAVALERVDAKPGTGLETARAEAQKPFALEGENPSAGSLIRMVLVEEGGERFLLLVLHHIVADERSLELLWKEIDGILEGAPEAAPEGNSPAVQYDDFAAWERQRLAENREQELDFWRRRLDPPPVPPTLPGAASPGTLPAVGETAALPGRLMRRALPAEVPASVRRAAAAVGATPFAVYAFVFRLLLHRYAGGLSRGGVVEKGRPPAFTTPVSTRSHPATAGMIGYFLNPLPVLTGLDESAPVESALSAFAEALRELLAHAALPFQDVLEGLASGPAAAISADRFRVMFVHQTLGSPPRLGGARPEPLILDLGAAKFDLSFFVSEGGKSEGESSAELAVEYRTDRFENVWMERLLGHVETLLTELPVDLDRAVAELPLLTEGERRQLEAQACGAELDPQLGALLPQRILEQAHRNPEAPALIGGGVRRSYGEMMRAAESLAHRLVAAGVEPGTGERVAIFLPRSPAMIVAVLACHRAGAAYVPLDPAYPAERTRQVLEDARVAAVISNAGAAEKLPAGPWALVEVAVEADVEVEADESPEPLAETSFEEELPPQAPAYLLYTSGSTGRPKGVVVSHGNLLASTVARFQVYDRSPQRFLLIPSLAFDSSVAGLFWTLAAGGALVLPTDDEVLDPPRLGRLIEDERVTALLCVPSLYQQLLAAGSERLRSLEMAIVAGENCPRSLVEEHRRRLPKTRLYNEYGPTEGTVWATVHEFTRELTREAASEAVGETQAGPVSIGTPIPGLRVDVLDTRRRPLPAGLPGQAWISGPTVAHGYWLRPALTAEAFAVLEPPSLGEEAGPRRAYATGDQMLRTADGQLLFLGRIDEQIKLRGFRIEPGEVEAALRELEGVWEAAVVLSKDATGAAGDDRLVAFLAASEGGNREIEWSRELRRHLPTHMVPARLVALAELPRLPNEKIDRRRLGEMARDLEQEPRSGQKAGVARWGSTIPSPREQALVSLWEGLLGRSDIGLHDNFFELGGHSLLVVEMTLALERDFGVAVASTDLFAHPTVAELGRFLERAEGQVQRQGGQTAAPPYEHLFPLQPSGGGEPFVMAIPHFFSRLLAARFRGERPVYGLRGVGLRPEGNRGRWRTMEELGKDLVREIRRRFPDQPVILGGYSFGASMAFEAARILEEQGSPARRLYLIAPMALDTFRRGPLRLQLDGLQQPVLELSTTEALKLWGRTHHPFARPLYAGLKRHLLVRPGRRLLCRWGDLRHLAGRPRTHSILHADVRLERFRLHAGYRPGTIRTPTVFFNPQQSVEHAAPTDLPQTDAAATWRGHFGGPLEVVPIPDPHWGDAAAEDARRIIRHRLDELEEISR
- a CDS encoding lipopolysaccharide biosynthesis protein, translated to MSAFIRRVAAGAGWLYAYRWLERLLDFLSVVVLARLLSPDDFGLVAIAASVAAIVEGLSAFDVNKALIRSREDDRGLFDSAWTLSVLRGLLAALCMVAVAPFLDDHRLSQVLLVLAVSPLLNGLANPRFVLFERELVYSRLAVLTLGSRLVAVTLTLGLAVVYRSYWALVLGMVAGSLVSLILSYALRPYRPRPSFARFDAIFAFSGWLSLTSVVTTLAMETDRILVGKLVGIADAGLYFMTQRVGVLPTRELISPLQRLLFPSFSELAEDRGRLRRGVQESINVLGSLSLPAACGFALVANDFVPLVLGDQWQSIVPLLTVLVPYLGLRATLSMALPCVMALGETRLLFWVSFVYALVHLPVFIAGTILFALPGAIGGIVLAGVLYIYLNAWMLRRTLEISIPEILRQLRRPLLATALMVAAILGADALLVIELFTREGSWLALAVKIPLGGVVFCSALAALWRLEGRPAGIERRMLELLAR